Part of the Imperialibacter roseus genome, GTGTCCATGGCTTGTCTTTCTCGATAATCATATGAAGCCCGTAGGTGCCTGCCTTTATCGCTTTGCCCTCTACTTCCATGTCGTGAGAAAAGGTAATCGTTGTATTCTGGTTGGCGCCAGCTCTCCAGGGAGAAGCTGTGCTGGTACCAAAGCCAAGGTTGTTGAGTCCGTAGGGCTCAAGCTGGCCCCATATTTTACCTTTTCTGTCGGCACCATTAGGAGCAGTAACGTCAGGGCTATTGTAGTTGATGGTCACAGAGGCAATAGAGCCTATGTACTGGGTAACAATTGATTTTTGGTTGTCGCCACTAGGCGGCAAGGTGATTCCCTGCGCAAAAAGACCAGTGACACATAAAAATGCCAGGGCCGTCAACAGGCCCAACTTTCTTGTAGAGTTGTTCATAGATGTTTGTTTGTTATTAAAAAAAGCTCTTGACGGTCTGTCAAAAAAAACCTACCTCTAAAGGAGGTGGATAAAAATCAATAACGTTAGCTACGGTTGTGGGGTTGGTACTATTCCACTATTAATGTCAATAAGTTGAAATAGAATAATGGTCTAACAGCCCGAATGAGTTTGGCCCCTATATTGACAGAAAAAGAATTGCTTAGCGATATACAGAAGGCTGATGTTGCTTAAACGTTTTGACAGGGGAAAAATCCAAACGCACTGTGTTACCTTAAATCCTGCCCGGGCCGCTTGCCTGTAATGCCCCTGTAGTAAGCCATGATTCGTTCCATGTCCGTTTCCATTTCTCCAGGCATAAAAGGCTCAAGCATTTCCACTCTTCTTCGCTTAAAATCAAAGCTCACCAAAACGATCGGGATATTGGCAGCTTTGGCAATCCTCCAAAACCCTGTTTTAAGTCTCTCAACTTTCTTCCTGGTTCCTTCTGGTGCCAGCGCAATCGAGAATGCATCCTTTGAGTTAAACAGGTCAACCACCGACTCCACAAGGCCGGCGGCATTGGTTCTGTCGACAGGATAACCACCCAGCCAGCGAAGGATTACGCTCAGGGGAAACCAGAAAAGCTCTTTTTTACCTAAATATTTTGTGTCCAGCCGAAAAATAGAGCGGGCAGCTACACCCACAAAAAAGTCCCAGAAGCTGGTATGAGGGGCCACTATAATGATGAATTTTTTATCCGTGGGCTTTGTACCCACAGCCTCCCAGCCCAAAAGCCAAAACATAAATCTAAAAACCGCTCTCATCAGGTCAG contains:
- a CDS encoding 1-acyl-sn-glycerol-3-phosphate acyltransferase gives rise to the protein MRAVFRFMFWLLGWEAVGTKPTDKKFIIIVAPHTSFWDFFVGVAARSIFRLDTKYLGKKELFWFPLSVILRWLGGYPVDRTNAAGLVESVVDLFNSKDAFSIALAPEGTRKKVERLKTGFWRIAKAANIPIVLVSFDFKRRRVEMLEPFMPGEMETDMERIMAYYRGITGKRPGQDLR